Below is a window of Diaminobutyricibacter sp. McL0608 DNA.
GTCTGGACGTTCGCGGCCGAATCGACGGCCGACTTGTTGTTCTTAACGAGGTCGCCGCCATTGCCGTAGAACAAGCTCGCCCACACACCGTTACCAACGGTGGCGTGATCGGGGAGTGCGAGACCATACTGCTCAGGCTTACCATCGCCGTTCTGGTCGACGGTCAGCTTTTTGGCATCTGCCACCCACTCGTCCCAGGTGGTCGGAAAGGTGCTGATGCCGGCTTTCGTAAACAGCCCCTTGTTGTAGATCACCGAGAGCGGAACGAAGCCGGTGGGTACGCCATAGTAGGCGCCGTTGACCTTCTCCATCTCGACCGCACGCGGGCTCAAGTTGGCGTTCCTCGTGCTGGCCTGGGCGTAGAAGTCATCCAGTTTTGCAAAGGCACCCTTCGACGCGTAAACAGGCAGGTTTTCGGCCGGAAGGGCGACGATGTCCGGACCCTTTTTCGCGGAAAGAGCAGGCAGCAGGGTGTCACCGATGACGGCCCAGGTCTTCGTCGTGGTCTTGATCGTGATCTGCTTCTGCGACTTGTTGAAGTCGTCCACGATCGTGTCCAGGACCTTACCGTCGGCCTCAGTGTAGCCGTGCCAGAACGTCAGATCGACGTGAGCGGACGAAGAGGACGTGCCTCCTGCGGAGCCTGAGCAGCCCGCGAGAGCGAGCGCGGCTCCGGCTGCGACCGCGACGGCCGCGACGAGTTTCTTCATTGAATGCCTCTCTAGGGTGACCGGCGACGGCGCCAATCTACGGGTTCTACAACGTTGTATTTCCAACGTTGTATCAGAGTATAAGAACAACGTTTGCAGATTGTCAACGGCCGTTATCAGTGCGTGACTGAAACCTTAACCAGGGTCGACTCCCGCTCCATCAACGAGAAGGGCACCTCAATCTGCCGAGGCGGCCCGACTGCTCCGTCGCGATCGCCGATCCGCTCGATCAATGCGGCAACAGCCTTCTCCGCAATGGCGGAGCGGCCCGGATCGATCGTGCTGAGGCTGGGCATCGCGAACTGGCTCTCGATCAGATTGTCGAAGCCGATGACTGCTACCTGCTCGGGGACCCGGATGTTAGCCTGATTCAGGACACGCAAGGCACCCAAAGCCAGTTCATCGTTCAGCGCGAAGACCGCGTCGAACGAACGTCCCGACTCGATGAGTTCTCGGGTTGCAGCAGCGCCATCGCTTCGGTGCCAGCCTTCCCGAAAAATAACGAGCTCATCCCCCAGGCCAAGGCCGTAGTCCTTGAGTGCGCGGCGATAGCCCTCCAAGCGGAGCGCCGCGGACCCGACCGATTCGGCCGCGTGGGCGCCCAGCACTGCGATACGCCGACGACCTGCGCGGATGAGATGCTCCGTTGCTGCGTACCCACCGTTGACATTCTGCATGAGTACATGGTCGGTTGGTCCGTTGAATATCCGCTCTCCCAAGAGAACGAGCGGATATTCAACGTTCAGATGAGCGGCGTCGTCGTCGGACATTCCAAGCGGAGAGAACAGCAGCCCGTCCAGCATCGAAAGCCTGGGACCTCGCAACAGTTCAAGTTCAGCGGCTCGGTTGCCGCCCGTCTGCTCGATCAGCGTTACGAAGCCGACTTTGCGAGCGGCCTCCAGAACCGCGTCGGCCAGCTCCGCGAAGTAGCTGAAACTGAGCGAGGGAACAGCGAGGCCGATGACCCCCGTGCGGCCCGTCCGCAGGTTCCGTGCCGCGAGATTTGGTTGGTACCCCAACTCGTCGATGGCCGCCAGAACCCTTGCTCGGGTTGACTCCTTTACGAACTCGTAGCCGTTCACCACGTTGGAGACGGTCTTCACCGAGACGCCGGCAGCACCCGCCACATCTTTCAGCGTCGCGACCATGGGCGACCCCCTCCTTGGACGTCGAGTTTCGTTTACAACGTTGCTAGTTTCGCACACGATGCGCTGCGACTGCGGTGTCGAGTACTTGCCTTGCCTACCGGGGCAGGCTAGGCAACGTCGTCGATGGCCCGGACAACGACGAGGACCCGCAGCCCCATAAGCAAACATGGGCGCGATCGCTGTACGCGGTATGCACGCCGACGACGCCGAAGTCATTCAACGTTGCCGGTGTCGGCGGGACCGTCTTCGAGCGTCGCTGTGCAGGGTACACCGGGTATGAGGGCGGCCAGTAACGCGAACACGTCGGTCATTTCCTTCTCGGTCGGGTTGGGAACTGCAACCGATGCGCCGATCAAGATCAGGTAGGGGATCATCGCAGCCGAGCGTGCCTGGGTATCGGCTCGGCTAGGACTCACCATGGACGCGGCTGGACTTTATGTCGGACTTACACGCGGTAAACAGAACAACTCCGTCATCCTCGTGGCCCCAACCGAGACGTCCGCGAAGTCCCAACTCATCGAGATGATGCAGCGGCGAACCATCGAAGAGACGCTCCACGCGTCGCGCGCGGCCGCGCGCACCGAGCTCAACCGTGCCGCCCGAGCCGGCGTCGATATGAGAGATCGCACGACCCGCGAGAGCGTTGTGCAATCCGCGTCCCTCTGACCAGGCGTCAGGTCAGTTGATCGCCGGACCGTTCGCGCGCAGACGTCGACCAAGAGCGTTGGCTCCATCCAGAGCGCCATCGTACGCACGATAACGAAGGAGTGCGACGCCGAGTGAGTCAGCACATTCCCGGGCACTCGGGCGCACACCTCCGGGCACAAAGATCAGCGGGAGTCGGCCATCGTTAGCAGCGACATTCGCGGCCCGCTCAACCGTGTCGATATCGAGGTTGGCGCGCCCGTCGTAAATCCAGGCTAGATATTGGTTGCTATAGAGATCGCAGAGGTGGCGCGCATCTTCCCGCGCGATCAGGGTTTCGACCGTGCCGAGATAGACCATCCACTCACGACATAGCTCGACCGCGGCTGCGCCTGAGACGCCATACGGCCTTGGTGGTGGTGGCTCAATCTTCACGCCTTAAGGTTGCACCCAACTACCGAAACTTGCAGAAATGGTCCCCCCGATCAGATGGATGACTCCCGCTTGACGCCATCGTCTTTCCCGACTCCGCCGATGCGTGCATGACGTCGACCATCCACAGGCATTTGGCGGGGCGCGCGACTGAATTGAGGGACGGGGCGCGGCGGCCGACTCGAACGACCGGCGCGCCCCGCGTCTGTCAGCCTTTCGTGACGGCAAACTCCTTGAAGTCCGTGGCTGCAATCATCCCGCGGATGCCCGCAGCACCGGTCGTTGGGCATCCAACGTCGGTCACGGAGACTATCGCTTGGTCCCATGAAGCCGCCGATTGCCCGGTCGCCGAGATTGTGCAGCCGGTCGCACGGAGGGTCACGTGGTACCAGGCGTTGAGCGCAACACCCCCCGGAACGGTCGTGTTCGCTAACGGCGTCCAGCTGGTTGTGTTCGCCCGGCCGAGGGACAATTGCGAGGTCGTGCCGTCCACTCCGACGAAGTATCCGTTGTAGAGGTCGGGACCGGTACCCGGCGAACTCACCCGCGCCATCACACCCCCGTTTCCGCTTGGTGCGGTGAGGCTGGTGATCTTGACGTCCGAAGACACTGTGTAATTGTCCCCTGAAACAGGCGATGTCTGCTTAGGCCCATTTGTGCCGGTACCGGTCTGGCTCTCCGTTCCGGTCGCACCGACGGTCGACCATGTGCCGCCGTATGTGGTCCAGCCTGTCGATGCCCCCGACGCCCAGCTGTCGCTGTAGGTCGAGGCGGTAGATGCCGCGGCAGGCGTTACCTGGAAGTTCCGGAACGACGCTGAGGTTAGATGGCTCCGGACCCCGACCTGCCCAGCAGCCAGACACCCGGCGTCCGTCGTCGAGGCCGTGGTCGTCGCCGTCGAGTCGTCCCGTTTCAGGACTGCCGTGATCGTGCAACCGACAATCGTCGCCTGCAGGTGGTACCAGACTCCCGTCGAGACCCCGCCCGAGACGGCGGATGACGTTAGCCCGGTCCAGCTGTAGTTCTGCCGCCCGATGAACAGGTTGCCGAGCGACTCGATGCCGACATAATAGCCGGCGTGACTGTCCGCACCGATGTCCGGGTTGGTTGTGCGAAGCAGCACACCGGCCTGCCCGGAGCTGTCTAACCGCAGGTCGGTGGTAATGGTGACATCCGTCCAGCCGGTCGACCCGACGAGGGACTTCGGGCCGGATGATGTGCCAACCTGTGAGTACACGCCGCCGCTCACCGACCACGAACCGCCATATGTCGCCCAGCCCATGTCGTTGCCGGAGTCGAACGGCGCATACAGTGGCAGCGCCCCGATGGGGCCGACGCCGAACCGCACGTCGCAGCGCGTGGTCGACCCGCTGACGTAGCGTGGCGTGACCATCATCACGGCCGTGCCCGACGCAGTGGGAACCAGGCTCGGGCTGTAGTTTGCGCACTGCTTACCCGCCCCGTTGTTGTAGTCGCCGGTCGGGTCGATGGTGACCGGAGCCGAAACGATTTGCCAGTTGCCGGCACCATTGTTCGTGTTCGTGAAGACGACCCGGCCCGTCTCCGGCTTCACGACGGTGGTCGCGCCGTCCGAGCCGGTCACGACTCGCTGGCCAGTGGCGATCAGTGTGCCGTTGGCGCCGCCTCCGGGTGTCCAGGTGAGTCCAGGAGTGTGTAGAAGCTGGCGTCCGTCGGCGGTCTGGATGAGCGTGCCTAAACTCGACGCCGTACCCCAGGATGCGCCGTCGGTCGACGTTTTGAGATACACCCGGCACGTCTGATCGGCGTTGCCGATGGCGTCATGGCACAGCTCGTACGCCATGGCGTAGGTTCCGTTGCCGAGCTTGCGAACCACCGGCATGCCAGGGCGCGAGTTGCTGTCCCCGATCGCGACGGTATCCACCTGGCTGCCCCATGTTCCGCCGCCGTCCGAGGAAGTCACCATAACCAGCTTTTGGTAGTAGCCCGAAGCGCGCAGGCGCTCATCCGAGAAATGGCACGCCAGCTTACCGTCGGCGTTGAGAATGATCTCCGGCTCCCACAGCCCCGTGGAGACCCCGCTCGGGCTGCCAGACTTCGTCGCGCAGTTGCCGCGCTGGGTCCAGGTCACTCCGTAGTCGGTACTCACGAAGGTTTGCACCTCCTGGTATCCCCAGTTGACGTTGTCCCAGGCGTTGCCGGCTGCGATGATTGTGCCGGCTGCGAGGCCACCGCTGGCTACGGGCAGCTCGTACATCGAGCCGAAATAGATTCCCCAGCCAGCCGTCGGCGAGTACAAGGTGCTTATGGCGGTCCATGTCGCGCCATTGTCGGTGCTGCGTTTGATCACCGAATGCGTTCGAACGCCGGTGTCGTTGACGCTGTACATCACGAGCAAGTCGCCGAGTCTGCTGGTATCGGCGCTCGCTGCCAACCTGATGATGCGTGGGTAGTCGTTGTTCTCTACGCCTGTTCCTGAGCTCGGCGCAGCCACAACGGTACCGGGCGATGCGGATGCAGGGGATGCGGTGAACACGACCTGCAACATGAGCAGTATCGCGATCAGCGCTGCTCCTGGGAGCAGGGTTCGACGGAGCGGATGGGTGGAAGTTCTCATTGTGTTGACTCCTTAGTTATCCGGCATTCGTCCCCCTGCAGCAAGCTCGAGTCGCTCGACATGCAGGCGGGCGTTCGACGTGCGGATGCCGACCGAACCTGCCGGATAAGGCAGGGGATCGTGCACGTCGAAGAGGCTCAGGCCGTCGAGTTCGACCGAGATGGTGCCTCCGTGTACGCGGAGGCGGACCTGATGGGATATCGATGGATCAACATCGAACGGGTGCGTCGCGAGCACCCGTTCGTCGTAGGCGTGCCGGGCGAGTACGACGTGATCCCGGTGCAACTGAACCGAGTATCCGAGTAGGAAGTTGATACCGAGCCGGGTATCGTCTCCTTCTCCTCCTTCGGAGAGCTGTGTCGCCCGCAGGAGAAGATCGGCATGCGATACGTCGCCGCCGAACGCGACCGAGACGGTCGCATCGATCGTGAGGTCGTCCCAGGTGGCGTCGCCGAGGAGGCGCTTGCCGTAACCCTCGATCTCTTCGCCTTCGACGGATGCCGAGGTGCCGTCGGGCGCGGACATCACTGTGACCAGCGCGAGGGTGGGAGTGCCCTTCATCCCACGTATGACGAGTTCCCCGTCATCGAGACGGAGGTCGACGGCCAGGTCTCCGGATTCGAAATCGCCGGCGAGATAAACGCGCTGCGGACCGTCGCTTTGAACCTGCAACTTGTAGCTGATCTCCTCACCAGGACGCAGGCGCACTTCGTCGTAGGGCTGACCAGCTGCGCGGACGAGTTCGCCGCCGGTGCCCAGGGATGCCCAGAAGCGACCGGGTGCCGGCTTGGGAGCGACACGTTCTGCGACGGCTGCGGTCGTCCGTGTCAGTGCGATGTGGCCGAGACGAACCGGCGCTGCGCCCGTGGCGATGCCGAGGCGCTTCACGCCCACGTCCCGCGCTACCGAAACGGCCCGCTCGTCGACCCAGATGCGCAACCTGTCATCCTGAATGATTTTCCAGCAATGCAGCGCCGCTTCAGCCACACCCTCGGGCAGTTGCACGAAATGATCATCGAGTACGAGCCCGTGGCCAACGCCAGTCAGGTTCAGCTCCGCCGTGAAAGTCTCGCCGAGTTCCACATTCCACTGGGCGACCGCACCTTCCCCGAGGAGCATTCCCGCGAAATCGCGGGCTTCCAGGTGCCCGTCCGAAACAACCCAGCGGTCGGCCACCGAAGCGCCCCAGTCGCACCATTCGTCGGGCATCGAAGGCACTCTGGCTGTCATCGTCGGCCCCAGCACCTGCAGGCTGGACCCGCTCCAGACCTGTCGATCGATGTCGAGATCGCGCGAGGCGTCGGGGTTCAGATTGTGGTAGGCGATGTAGGTCGAGACCAGGTCCGGTCCGGAGACGCTGCTGCTGTGACCGAGTCCCACGCGGGGCCCGCTTGTGCTGATCAGGATCGGGTTGAGCGGATCGGCCCGGTACCCTGTCAGCGGATGGTCACTCCAGGCGGCATCAATACGGTACCCGCGACTCAGGTAGTGGTTTCCGGTGAGGGTCATGGAGTACACGCCATCGCGCTTACTGACGAATGGGCCCTCCGTCCATCCGTTCATGTGAATGCCGGTGAATACAGGTTCTCCGAAATCCGTCGGCGACGCCATCTCGCATCCCCAGATGCCCTCGTCGCCGGCCCAGTAGAAGTACCAGCGACCGTCGTCGTCGATGAGCACGTTGCCATCGATCGCGTGCCCGACGTTCCCCGAGACGGGGACGAACGGACCGGTCGGCGACTCGGAACGCAGCACGAAATGGCCCTGACCCGAGGGCGACGTGTACATGAAGAAGAACCCGCCTGCGTATACGACTTCGGGGGCGAACGGCACGAGACCGGGAAAGACGTCTTCGCCGATCGTCGGCCCCTCGAGCTGCCAGGTCACAAGATCGTTCGAACTCCAGCAGCGAACGTCGGGATTCGTGCAGTACAGGTAGTACCTGCCGTCGTGGCGGAGTACGAACGGATCGGCGAAGTCGCCCGCTCGCGCGACGGGATTCTGGTAAGTCGCCACGTCAGCCCTTGATCCCACTGAAGGCGAACGAGTTGACGAAGTACTTTTGCGCGATGGTGAAGAGGATGATGACCGGCAGCACGGCGATGATCGACGCGGTCATGACCATGGGGTAGTCGGTCTGCTCCGCGTGGAACGCGCTGAACGACGCGATCACGAGCTGCACGGTCGAATTCTGCGGCGAGTTTGTGAAGATGAGCGGCCCCAGGTAGTCGTTCCAGGTGGCCATGAAGACGATGATCACGTTGGCCGCGATCGCCGGCTTACAGAGAGGGAGGAAGATGCTCCAGTAAATGCGGAAGAACCCGGCGCCTTCGAGTTTGGCCGCCTCCAGAAGCTCGGTCGACAGGCCGAGCATGTACTGCCGCAGGAAGAAGATCATCGTCACGTTGCCGAGGAGGCCGGGGACGATCAGCGGGAGCAGGGTGTCGATCCAGCCGATCTGCGCGTAGATCAAGAATTGCGGGATGATCAGCACGACGATCGGCACCATGAGGGTCGCGAGCAACACGGCGAAGATGGCACCCTTGTGCGGGAACTCGAGTTTGGCGAACGCAAACGCTGCCATCGTTGACGAGAGGGTGCCGACGACCACGACTAAGGCCGTCACGATCAGGCTGTTGAGCAGACCAGTAGCGAGCGGTACAACGTGCCAGACCTCGATGTAGTGCTCCCACTCGACCGGGTTGGGGATCCACTGGGGGGGATAGTCGAAGACCAACTTCGACTCTTTCAGCGAGGTCGACAACATCCACAGGAATGGGAGCACCATTGTGAGCGCGCCCAGGAGCATCAGGGTGAACGCGATGACGGTGCCGGTCCTCCGGACGGTGGTGTTCGTGCGAGCCACGGTCATTCTCCTTCGAAGACCCACCGGCGGGACAGCCGGAATTGGATGAGCGTCACGCCGAGGATCACGAGCGCGAAAAAGACAGCCGTGGCGGATGCGAGTCCGAGTTCGTTGGAGCCGAACGCCTTCTGCCAGATGTAGTAGGTGATGGTCGCAGCGCTGTAGTCGCGTCCGCCGTCGGCGGTGAAGAGCTGAACTTCGACAAAGGTCTGAAGCGACCCGATGACTCCGATGATCGTCAGGAAGAAGATCGCAGGCGTAAGCATTGGCAGGGTGATCTGGAAAAACTGGCGTGCGGCGGAGGCGCCGTCGATCCGGGCGGCTTCGTAGTACGTCTCGGAGATGTTATTGAGACCCGCGAGGACGTAGATCGAGGTGATTCCGATCAACTTCCAGGCGATCATCAGGACGATCGTCGTCTTGATCCAGGCCGGGTCGCCCAGCCAGTCGGGGCCCTGGATGCCTATCAGCGCGAGTCCCTGATTGACGAGTCCGTACTGGTAGTTGAAGATCCATTTCCACAACACGACCAGCGCGACTATCGATGAGATGTACGGCAGAAAGAAGAGGATTCGAAAGACGCCGCTGCCGGGCGTTCCTCGGTGGACACCGACCGCGAGCAAAATGCCGAAGAACAGATAGAAGGGGATCGGGACCAACATCACCAAGGTGTTGCCCGACGCGATCCAGAAGTACTTGTCGGTCAAGAATGTGGCGAAGTTCTCCAACCCGATGAAGTCCTGACGACCGCTGAGCCCGTTCCAGTTCGTGAATCCGGCATAGATCGCGATCCCGACAGGGACGATGCAGAACAGGATCACCTGAAGCGCGATGGGCGTGACGAAAGCGAGGCCCCACGCCGTTTCGTGCCGCCGCATCGATGGCCGCCGCCTCGATGCTGGGCGCCTTGTCGTCATGCTCATTGGCCGCAGTGCTCCATTTCAGATCGGCCGCACGGTGGGGCGCGAGACTGTTTTACCGGTCTCGCGCCCCACCATTGCGTTTGTCAGACCTTACTTGCCTTGTTGTGCGATGCCGTCGTCGAGCTGCTTCTGCATCTCGTCCTGGATGGAAGCGGTGTATTGAGCCGCAGTCTTTTCACCCTTCCAGACACTGGCCACATTGGCGTTGAACGTGCCGAACCAGTCGCTGTTGTAGGTGTAGGTCTGCGTCGCACGGCGGCCGTAGTCCTCGATGATCCGGATGAATTCCTGCTTGTTCGCCGGAGCCTTATCCGTCTTCAAGTAGTTGTTCTTCGCCATGTCGACGAGGTTCGGGATGGCCTGCCCCTTGTCGATGTTGGTCTGCTGGGCGTCCTTGTTGAAGGCTAGGAACGCGGCCAGGTTCGACGCATCGCTCTTATCCTTGCTGGTGTTCGAGACCGCGAGGCCGATGCTGCCGTACCAAATCGCTTCCTTACCCGTTGCCGGGCTGACCGGCCACGGCATGATGTCCCAGTTGAACTTGGCGTCATTCCACAGGCCGCCCTGGTTCCACGGGCCGATGCCCATCATCGCGACCTTGCCGTCGACGAAGCGCTGGTAGTCCGGAAGCGCAGACTGCTCTGCCGGGGTCGGAACGACGTGGTCCTTGAGGTTGAGATCCGCGACCCACTGCAGCGCATCCACGAATTTCGGGTCGGTGACGGTGACCTTCGTGTGGTTCGCGTTGAGCCAGTCGCCGCCGTTCGACCACACGGCGGATTCGACCGAGTACGGCGTGGAACCGTACACCTTGTCGGCACCCGTGCCGTGGGTCAGCTTCTTCGCGGCGGCCTCGAACTGGTCCCAGGTCCACGGAGCGTCGTCCGTCGGGGCGGTGATTCCTGCCGCGTCGAACAAGTCCTTGTTGTACGCGAGTGTGAACGGTCCGATGTCCTTGGGCAGTCCGTAGACGGCACCCTTGCCGGGAGACTTCCCGTCGTAACGGTACATGTCCAGCGCCTTCTTCCAGACGTTGTCGGCCTTGAACACCTCGTTGTTCTTGACGTAGGAACTGAGGTCGGCGATCAGGCCGGCGTCGGCGTACGGCATCACCTTTTCTGGCTGCAAGTAGAAGACATCGGGCGTCTTCTTGCTGGCGATCATAGTCTGGAGCTTTGTCGCGAAGTCAGTATCCGGGACCGTGATGTAGTCGACCTTCACGTGCGGGTACTTGTGCTCGTACTGCGAGATCATGGTCTTGAAAGCGGTGATCTCCTCGGGAGATCCCCAGCCCATGAACGTGATAGTTTTATCGCCCGCCGGCTGAGCGGCACTGCATCCACTCAGTGCGAGGGCGGCGGCCGTTATTAGAGCGAACGCGGCGCTGCGTTTCTTCATGTCTGTCTCCTGGTGCCGCGAGCATCCTGTGCCGGTCTCCGCTGCCAGAGGCGGCTCGGTCGTCGTCGACCGTTGGGTAGCTCGATTATTTGAGGACGCTAATCTATAGCGCTGTAAATGTCAAAGATCTCCCACGATTTGGGCTCAAGCTAATTATGCTGTCGTCATGACACTCGGAAGATCAGCAGGCGGCGTCCGCCTCCAGGACGTGGCAGATCTCGCCGGCGTCTCGATGAAGACCGTTTCGAACGTGGTGCATGACTATGAACACGTTTCCGAGGCGATGCGGGATAAGGTGCAGGCCGCGATCGACGCACTTGGCTACCGGCCAAACCTCACGGCGAGGCGCCTCGCTACGGGCAAGACCGGCATGATTGCCCTGGCCATCCCCGAGATCGATCAGTTCTACTTCGCCGAGTTGGGCCGGCATATCGGCGAAGAAGCTGCACGATACGGCTATCGAATCCTGGTCGAGCAGACGCTCAACGACGTCGAGGCCGAACGCGCCGTGATCAGGGACCGCGACGAGGGACTGGTCGACGGGGTCATATTCCAGCCAGCGCGCATCGACACTCTTGAGATCGCTCGCCTGCGTCCGGGAACGCCACTCGTGCTTCTCGGAGAGGCCGCGAGGCCAGTAAACACGGACCATGTCATGATCGACAACACTCGGGCGGCGCGGGACGGCGTCGAGATGTTGCTGGGGCGCGGCCGCCGTCGCATCGCGTTCCTGGCCACGGTCCATGGCGACATCACCGAGTCCACGCACCTCCGGCTGCTCGGCTACCAAGAGGCGCTGCTCGCGGCTGGGGTCGGGCTCGATGCCCACCTCGTGCTGCAGAGCGAGGGGTTCGGCTTCGAAGATGGCGTGCGCGCAATTTCGTCCGCGATCGCTGCGGGTGTCGAGTTCGACGCCGTGCTCTGCCGGGACGACCTGTTCGCAATGGCGGCGCTTCGCGGGCTCGAGATCGCGGGGCGCCGGGTGCCGGAGGATGTTGCTGTACTCGGCTGGGATGACACGGCGGTGGCTCGCTACAGCACTCCCGCGCTGTCTTCGGTGTCGCCCGACAAGCAGGCACTGGCTAGCGCCGCGTTCGCTCTGCTCGAGGACCGAATGCAGGGATACGACGGTAGTGGGCGCCACGAGATCGTGGCCCATTCAATCATTGAACGCGCCACAACCTGATCCCTGCTTTACAGCGCTGCAAGGAAGCCATATGGTTCTCCCATGCGTGTTGAACCATTTTTGGCGGCGAGCGAGCAAGACGGGACATACCCGCGGCCGCAGCTCGTTCGCGACCGGTGGGCTGAACTCGGAGGGGCGTGGGAGTTTGAATTCGACGACGCGGACGCGGGCCGCGAGCGCGGCTGGCATGCCGGACAATCGCTCTCGCGCAGGATCATCGTCCCCTTCCCCCCTGAGTCCGAGGCCTCGGGTATAGGGGAAACCGGGTATCACCGTGTTCTGTGGTACCGACGCACGGTCACCACGAGCGAGATCGAGGCGACCGGTCACGCTGACGGAAACACGCTGCTTCTCCATTTCGGGGCCGTCGACTACCGGGCCGACGTGTGGGTTAACGGATTACACGTTGTCCACCACGAAGGCGGGCACACCCCGTTCGCGGCGACGGTTCCGCGACCAGGGAAGGGCTTCGAGATTGTCGTTCGCGTCGAAGATGACCCGCTCGATCTCGGCCAGCCTCGCGGAAAGCAGGACTGGGCCGAGCAGCGACACGTGGTCTGGTACGACCGCACGAGCGGCATCTGGCAGCCGGTCT
It encodes the following:
- a CDS encoding LacI family DNA-binding transcriptional regulator; translated protein: MVATLKDVAGAAGVSVKTVSNVVNGYEFVKESTRARVLAAIDELGYQPNLAARNLRTGRTGVIGLAVPSLSFSYFAELADAVLEAARKVGFVTLIEQTGGNRAAELELLRGPRLSMLDGLLFSPLGMSDDDAAHLNVEYPLVLLGERIFNGPTDHVLMQNVNGGYAATEHLIRAGRRRIAVLGAHAAESVGSAALRLEGYRRALKDYGLGLGDELVIFREGWHRSDGAAATRELIESGRSFDAVFALNDELALGALRVLNQANIRVPEQVAVIGFDNLIESQFAMPSLSTIDPGRSAIAEKAVAALIERIGDRDGAVGPPRQIEVPFSLMERESTLVKVSVTH
- a CDS encoding family 16 glycoside hydrolase; translated protein: MRTSTHPLRRTLLPGAALIAILLMLQVVFTASPASASPGTVVAAPSSGTGVENNDYPRIIRLAASADTSRLGDLLVMYSVNDTGVRTHSVIKRSTDNGATWTAISTLYSPTAGWGIYFGSMYELPVASGGLAAGTIIAAGNAWDNVNWGYQEVQTFVSTDYGVTWTQRGNCATKSGSPSGVSTGLWEPEIILNADGKLACHFSDERLRASGYYQKLVMVTSSDGGGTWGSQVDTVAIGDSNSRPGMPVVRKLGNGTYAMAYELCHDAIGNADQTCRVYLKTSTDGASWGTASSLGTLIQTADGRQLLHTPGLTWTPGGGANGTLIATGQRVVTGSDGATTVVKPETGRVVFTNTNNGAGNWQIVSAPVTIDPTGDYNNGAGKQCANYSPSLVPTASGTAVMMVTPRYVSGSTTRCDVRFGVGPIGALPLYAPFDSGNDMGWATYGGSWSVSGGVYSQVGTSSGPKSLVGSTGWTDVTITTDLRLDSSGQAGVLLRTTNPDIGADSHAGYYVGIESLGNLFIGRQNYSWTGLTSSAVSGGVSTGVWYHLQATIVGCTITAVLKRDDSTATTTASTTDAGCLAAGQVGVRSHLTSASFRNFQVTPAAASTASTYSDSWASGASTGWTTYGGTWSTVGATGTESQTGTGTNGPKQTSPVSGDNYTVSSDVKITSLTAPSGNGGVMARVSSPGTGPDLYNGYFVGVDGTTSQLSLGRANTTSWTPLANTTVPGGVALNAWYHVTLRATGCTISATGQSAASWDQAIVSVTDVGCPTTGAAGIRGMIAATDFKEFAVTKG
- a CDS encoding glycoside hydrolase family 43 protein; protein product: MATYQNPVARAGDFADPFVLRHDGRYYLYCTNPDVRCWSSNDLVTWQLEGPTIGEDVFPGLVPFAPEVVYAGGFFFMYTSPSGQGHFVLRSESPTGPFVPVSGNVGHAIDGNVLIDDDGRWYFYWAGDEGIWGCEMASPTDFGEPVFTGIHMNGWTEGPFVSKRDGVYSMTLTGNHYLSRGYRIDAAWSDHPLTGYRADPLNPILISTSGPRVGLGHSSSVSGPDLVSTYIAYHNLNPDASRDLDIDRQVWSGSSLQVLGPTMTARVPSMPDEWCDWGASVADRWVVSDGHLEARDFAGMLLGEGAVAQWNVELGETFTAELNLTGVGHGLVLDDHFVQLPEGVAEAALHCWKIIQDDRLRIWVDERAVSVARDVGVKRLGIATGAAPVRLGHIALTRTTAAVAERVAPKPAPGRFWASLGTGGELVRAAGQPYDEVRLRPGEEISYKLQVQSDGPQRVYLAGDFESGDLAVDLRLDDGELVIRGMKGTPTLALVTVMSAPDGTSASVEGEEIEGYGKRLLGDATWDDLTIDATVSVAFGGDVSHADLLLRATQLSEGGEGDDTRLGINFLLGYSVQLHRDHVVLARHAYDERVLATHPFDVDPSISHQVRLRVHGGTISVELDGLSLFDVHDPLPYPAGSVGIRTSNARLHVERLELAAGGRMPDN
- a CDS encoding carbohydrate ABC transporter permease yields the protein MARTNTTVRRTGTVIAFTLMLLGALTMVLPFLWMLSTSLKESKLVFDYPPQWIPNPVEWEHYIEVWHVVPLATGLLNSLIVTALVVVVGTLSSTMAAFAFAKLEFPHKGAIFAVLLATLMVPIVVLIIPQFLIYAQIGWIDTLLPLIVPGLLGNVTMIFFLRQYMLGLSTELLEAAKLEGAGFFRIYWSIFLPLCKPAIAANVIIVFMATWNDYLGPLIFTNSPQNSTVQLVIASFSAFHAEQTDYPMVMTASIIAVLPVIILFTIAQKYFVNSFAFSGIKG
- a CDS encoding carbohydrate ABC transporter permease, which gives rise to MRRHETAWGLAFVTPIALQVILFCIVPVGIAIYAGFTNWNGLSGRQDFIGLENFATFLTDKYFWIASGNTLVMLVPIPFYLFFGILLAVGVHRGTPGSGVFRILFFLPYISSIVALVVLWKWIFNYQYGLVNQGLALIGIQGPDWLGDPAWIKTTIVLMIAWKLIGITSIYVLAGLNNISETYYEAARIDGASAARQFFQITLPMLTPAIFFLTIIGVIGSLQTFVEVQLFTADGGRDYSAATITYYIWQKAFGSNELGLASATAVFFALVILGVTLIQFRLSRRWVFEGE
- a CDS encoding ABC transporter substrate-binding protein, translated to MKKRSAAFALITAAALALSGCSAAQPAGDKTITFMGWGSPEEITAFKTMISQYEHKYPHVKVDYITVPDTDFATKLQTMIASKKTPDVFYLQPEKVMPYADAGLIADLSSYVKNNEVFKADNVWKKALDMYRYDGKSPGKGAVYGLPKDIGPFTLAYNKDLFDAAGITAPTDDAPWTWDQFEAAAKKLTHGTGADKVYGSTPYSVESAVWSNGGDWLNANHTKVTVTDPKFVDALQWVADLNLKDHVVPTPAEQSALPDYQRFVDGKVAMMGIGPWNQGGLWNDAKFNWDIMPWPVSPATGKEAIWYGSIGLAVSNTSKDKSDASNLAAFLAFNKDAQQTNIDKGQAIPNLVDMAKNNYLKTDKAPANKQEFIRIIEDYGRRATQTYTYNSDWFGTFNANVASVWKGEKTAAQYTASIQDEMQKQLDDGIAQQGK